A part of Gossypium hirsutum isolate 1008001.06 chromosome A07, Gossypium_hirsutum_v2.1, whole genome shotgun sequence genomic DNA contains:
- the LOC107899828 gene encoding class V chitinase CHIT5b, with protein sequence MMAGGSITYFQHLAVLTLSLTISISTRVVMASPPAVKAAYWPSWTTFPPSAIDTTLFTHIYYAFLMPTDTYKFEISTSTALELSNFTTTLRRKNPPVKTLYSIGGGGTDSHLFARMASNEKSRQTFINSAIETARRLDFDGMDLDWEFPENPTDMQNLGVLFMDWRRAINYEARKTHRAPLLLTAAVYFSVDFFLDEVYRKFPVRSINQNLDWINAMCYDYHGSWDTSATGAHAALYDPNSNISTSYGLRSWVKAGLFRSRLVMGLPLYGKTWVLKDPNSHEIGSAAVSVGPGDVGVLTNVEIEEFNKKNGAKIEHDMETVSTYSYAGSVWIGYDDSVSATLKVGFAQALRIRGYFFWAIGYDSEWKISRYASRAWAVGE encoded by the coding sequence ATGATGGCAGGAGGCTCTATCACATATTTTCAGCACCTTGCCGTTCTCACTCTTTCCTTAACCATATCTATATCTACAAGAGTTGTAATGGCGTCGCCACCGGCTGTCAAAGCAGCTTATTGGCCTTCATGGACGACGTTCCCGCCATCAGCCATAGATACAACCTTGTTTACTCATATTTACTACGCTTTTCTCATGCCAACTGACACCTACAAATTCGAAATCTCAACTTCAACAGCTCTAGAGCTTTCGAATTTTACCACCACCCTCCGCCGCAAGAATCCACCGGTAAAAACCCTTTACTCCATCGGCGGCGGAGGTACTGATTCTCATCTCTTTGCTCGCATGGCTTCAAATGAAAAGTCACGTCAAACCTTTATAAATTCAGCTATAGAGACTGCCCGAAGACTTGATTTCGATGGGATGGATTTGGATTGGGAATTCCCTGAAAACCCAACAGATATGCAAAACTTGGGCGTTTTGTTTATGGACTGGCGACGAGCTATCAACTACGAGGCTAGAAAAACCCACCGTGCTCCGCTACTTCTCACGGCGGCGGTTTACTTCTCGGTCGACTTTTTCTTGGATGAAGTGTATAGAAAATTCCCAGTACGGTCGATTAATCAAAACTTGGATTGGATAAACGCAATGTGTTACGATTATCATGGAAGCTGGGACACATCAGCGACAGGGGCTCATGCAGCACTTTATGACCCAAACAGCAACATAAGCACTAGTTATGGGCTTAGGTCATGGGTCAAAGCTGGTCTGTTTAGGAGCAGGCTGGTGATGGGTTTGCCACTTTATGGGAAGACATGGGTGCTAAAGGATCCGAATTCGCATGAGATCGGGTCTGCTGCGGTTAGTGTGGGTCCAGGAGATGTTGGGGTGCTTACGAATGTGGAGATTGAGGAGTTCAACAAGAAGAATGGAGCCAAAATAGAACATGACATGGAAACTGTTTCCACATATTCATATGCGGGTTCAGTGTGGATTGGGTACGATGATTCTGTATCAGCAACCTTGAAGGTTGGGTTCGCCCAGGCACTTAGGATTCGTGGCTATTTCTTTTGGGCTATTGGCTACGATAGCGAGTGGAAAATCTCTAGATACG